The following proteins are encoded in a genomic region of Methylobacterium tardum:
- a CDS encoding SDR family NAD(P)-dependent oxidoreductase, whose product MIPTYARALIVGAGSGLSASLARLLAADGLKIGLAARNVEKLAALAAETGAAVHACDASRPAEVEALFARLEPALGGAPDVVIYNASGRLRGSIADLDPDAVARSLMVSAYGGFLVAQAAARRMLPHRHGAILLTGASASVKGFAGSAPFAMGKFGLRGLGQSLARELQPQGIHVAHIVIDGAIRNPDRGGEPADAPDSHLDPDAIARAYRDLLRQDRSAWTSELELRPWVERF is encoded by the coding sequence GCGAGACTCCTGGCGGCGGACGGCCTCAAGATCGGTCTCGCGGCCCGGAACGTCGAGAAGCTTGCGGCCCTCGCCGCCGAGACAGGTGCGGCCGTGCATGCCTGCGACGCGAGCCGGCCTGCTGAGGTCGAGGCGCTGTTCGCGCGGCTGGAGCCGGCCCTTGGGGGCGCTCCGGACGTCGTGATCTACAATGCCAGCGGGCGGCTGCGCGGCTCCATCGCGGATCTGGATCCGGACGCGGTCGCCCGGTCGCTGATGGTGTCGGCGTATGGCGGTTTCCTGGTGGCGCAGGCCGCGGCGCGCCGCATGCTGCCGCACCGCCACGGGGCGATCCTGCTCACGGGCGCGTCGGCGAGCGTGAAGGGCTTCGCGGGCTCGGCACCGTTCGCCATGGGCAAATTCGGCCTGCGGGGGCTGGGACAGAGCCTCGCCCGCGAATTGCAGCCGCAGGGCATCCACGTCGCCCACATCGTCATCGACGGCGCGATCCGGAACCCCGACCGCGGCGGCGAGCCGGCCGACGCTCCCGACAGCCACCTCGATCCGGATGCCATCGCGCGAGCCTACCGCGACCTGCTGCGCCAGGATCGGAGCGCGTGGACGTCGGAGCTTGAGCTGCGTCCCTGGGTAGAGCGGTTCTGA